The following coding sequences lie in one Arabidopsis thaliana chromosome 3, partial sequence genomic window:
- a CDS encoding Transmembrane amino acid transporter family protein, with the protein MNADRNIKTYPDIGERAFGRPGRIIVSVFMHLELYLVTTGFLILEGDNLHNLFPGFTIEMIGLRLNGKQAFMATVAFVIMPTLWWDNLSVLSYVSMSGVLATTVTLGSISWIGAFDGIGFHQKGKLINWSGIPTALSLYAFCYGAHPVLPTLYSSMKSKHQFNNVLLICFILCTIGYTSMAVLGYLMYGSQTLSQITLNLPIHKTSSKVAIYTTLVNPVAKYALMITPTVNTIKDWFPSRYSKKAYLHLLISTFFIISSVVIAETLPFFGYMMSLVGALLSVTVSILLPCLCYLKIFGNYKKIGCETIMLFGMVVMSVFVGVIGTYIALRDIIGSV; encoded by the exons ATGAATGCGGACCGCAACATCAAAACATATCCCGACATAGGAGAACGCGCATTTGGTAGACCGGGAAGAATCATTGTGTCAGTCTTCATGCACCTAGAGCTCTATCTAGTCACCACGGGTTTCTTGATCCTCGAGGGCGACAATCTTCACAATCTTTTCCCGGGTTTTACCATCGAAATGATCGGATTGAGATTGAATGGCAAACAAGCTTTCATGGCGACCGTCGCCTTTGTCATTATGCCAACTCTATGGTGGGATAATCTCAGCGTCTTGTCGTATGTTTCTATGAGTGGCGTTTTAGCTACGACTGTGACGCTTGGATCAATATCTTGGATTGGCGCATTTGATGGGATTGGGTTTCATCAAAAAGGAAAGTTGATAAATTGGAGTGGGATCCCTACTGCTTTGAGCTTATATGCTTTTTGCTATGGTGCGCATCCAGTTTTGCCCACTTTGTATTCTTCTATGAAAAGCAAACATCAGTTCAACAAT GTCCTActaatatgttttatattatgCACCATAGGATACACATCAATGGCAGTTTTGGGCTACTTAATGTATGGATCACAAACATTATCACAAATAACACTGAATCTTCCAATTCATAAGACGAGTTCGAAGGTGGCAATATACACAACTCTCGTAAACCCGGTAGCCAAATACGCACTGATGATCACACCAACCGTGAACACTATAAAAGATTGGTTTCCTTCACGGTACTCCAAAAAGGCATACTTACATCTCTTGATAAGCACATTTTTCATCATAAGTAGTGTCGTGATCGCCGAGACACTTCccttttttggttatatgatGTCGCTGGTTGGAGCATTATTGAGCGTTACGGTTTCTATACTTCTGCCTTGTTTATGTTACTTGAAGATCTTTGGaaactacaagaaaattgGGTGTGAGACTATAATGTTGTTTGGAATGGTAGTGATGAGTGTTTTTGTTGGGGTAATAGGTACTTACATTGCACTTCGAGATATAATTGGTAGTGTATAA
- a CDS encoding AIG2-like (avirulence induced gene) family protein (AIG2-like (avirulence induced gene) family protein; CONTAINS InterPro DOMAIN/s: Butirosin biosynthesis, BtrG-like (InterPro:IPR013024), AIG2-like (InterPro:IPR009288); BEST Arabidopsis thaliana protein match is: AIG2-like (avirulence induced gene) family protein (TAIR:AT3G28940.1); Has 301 Blast hits to 301 proteins in 90 species: Archae - 4; Bacteria - 63; Metazoa - 0; Fungi - 82; Plants - 103; Viruses - 0; Other Eukaryotes - 49 (source: NCBI BLink).), whose protein sequence is MTSSDPQSHNVFVYGSILEPAVAAVILDRTADTVPAVLHGYHRYKLKGLPYPCIVSSDSGKVNGKVITGVSDAELNNFDVIEGNDYERVTVEVVRMDNSEKVKVETYVWVNKDDPRMYGEWDFEEWRVVHAEKFVETFRKMLEWNKNPNGKSMEEAVGSLLSSGD, encoded by the exons atgaccAGCTCTGATCCTCAATCTCACAACGTCTTCGTCTACGGTAGCATTCTAGAACCCGCCGTCGCCGCCGTGATCCTGGATCGCACAGCCGATACAGTCCCCGCCGTTCTCCATGGCTA TCACAGATATAAACTCAAAGGACTTCCATATCCATGTAttgtttcttctgattctGGAAAAGTCAACGGAAAG GTTATAACTGGAGTGTCTGATGCTGAGTTAAATAATTTCGATGTGATTGAAGGTAATGATTATGAGAGAGTAACTGTTGAAGTTGTAAGAATG GATAATTCTGAGAAGgtgaaagttgaaacttatGTTTGGGTTAATAAAGATGATCCTAGAATGTATGGAGAATGGGATTTCGAG gAATGGAGAGTGGTTCACGCGGAGAAATTCGTGGAGACTTTTAGAAAAATGTTGGAATGGAACAAGAATCCAAATGGGAAGAGCATGGAGGAGGCTGTAGGATCATTATTATCGTCAGGGGATTAA
- the AAR3 gene encoding defective in cullin neddylation protein (DUF298) yields the protein MDSSPVSARFDIFEIYRRFCAIRSGQQLCNKKPCDGEESQRFNLSKEAITQLLYLVENKFQARNSIFDELFKLMSRLDLMVDFTEFTCFYDFVFFMCRENGQKNITISRAITAWKLVLAGRFRLLNRWCDFIEKNQRHNISEDTWQQVLAFSRCVHENLEGYDSEDDFVEHMYSILGPNKDTSLFCKCGDTESESCLYQEDEHHKDYRRPHTGLRNIPGLKRKTSKKNDEEEEDEDEEVLETQNSSSLLNFKRIKTSNSPRCSSKSPCSIERSLSQGFASLLSTGDKP from the exons ATGGATTCTTCGCCAGTTTCTGCTCGATTCGATATATTCGAGATTTATCGTAGATTCTGTG CTATTCGATCAGGACAACAATTGTGTAATAAGAAACCCTGTGATGGCGAAGAATCTCAAAGATTTAACTTGTCTAAAGAAGCAATAACTCAGCTCTTATATCTAGTAGAGAATAAGTTTCAAGCTAG GAACTCGATTTTTGATGAATTGTTTAAGTTGATGTCACGGCTAGACTTAATG GTGGACTTTACGGAGTTTACTTGCTTTtacgattttgttttctttatgtgCCGCGAGAATGGGCAAAAGAATATAA CTATAAGTAGAGCTATTACTGCATGGAAACTTGTTTTGGCTGGGAGATTTAGGTTACTTAACCGCTGGTGTGACTTTATCGAG AAAAATCAACGGCACAATATTTCAGAAGATACTTGGCAACAAGTCTTGGCGTTTAGTCGTTGTGTACATGAGAATCTAGAAGGATATGACTCTGAAG ATGACTTTGTCGAGCATATGTACAG TATTTTAGGACCGAATAAGGACACTAGCTTGTTCTGCAAATGTGGTGACACAGAATCTGAATCATGCCTCTATCAAGAAG ATGAGCATCACAAAGATTATCGCCGCCCACACACGGGTTTAAGAAACATTCCAGgtttaaagagaaaaacatcGAAGAAgaatgacgaagaagaagaagatgaagatgaagaagtgtTAGAAACccaaaactcttcttctttgctaaACTTCAAACGAATCAAAACCAGCAACAGTCCAAGGTGTTCATCAAAGTCCCCTTGTTCAATCGAGCGAAGTCTTTCACAAGGTTTTGCGAGTCTTTTATCGACTGGAGATAAACCATGA
- a CDS encoding mediator of RNA polymerase II transcription subunit-like protein, putative (DUF1216) has product MARVQLLLCFTILFASVTLLDLVSAHLKFKPSLPQIEDPKTVKDVEPYTVKVVMVFVADLEKECPKTNKFKAFFEKLRGFAKYVCPIRRIGQVDYDRDMKAKAGGIFKAISSFAIGKIREEIQEEKQEAIDTFRFMKSVAAKIMGGRKKEENEETMTLTAEQQKEIKEGILKWETIITRITNTMVSSTSTSASSSEESSVGKESETSAKGESETSAKNESKTSAKGESETSAKGESKTSAKGESETSAKGESETSSSKTAEASQSSSLTVTQVEEETSKDVSTFIMNLEKKCPQKEEFKVFFEQLKGTMIAPRKERKGLFSRIKTAAGKISGAMQVMRSRIGSKSAEVKKNMEAYQEQVMKTLEELDTIHAQIVSQNKGKASLTCTPTQQVQIKQTITKWEQVTTQFVEVAAQSESSASSSSSSSSSSSSSGKMQAK; this is encoded by the exons atgGCAAGAGTTCAACTATTGTTATGCTTCACCATTCTATTTGCATCTGTGACCCTTCTTGACCTAGTATCAGCACACCTGAAATTTAAGCCATCTTTGCCTCAAATCGAAGATCCAAAGACGGTGAAGGATGTAGAGCCTTACACCGTTAAAGTAGTAATGGTCTTTGTGGCCGACCTCGAGAAGGAATGTCCCAAGACAAACAAGTTCAAGGCCTTCTTTGAGAAACTTAGAGGATTCGCCAAGTATGTTTGCCCAATAAGAAGGATTGGCCAAGTAGATTACGACCGGGACATGAAGGCCAAAGCCGGGGGTATCTTCAAGGCCATATCTTCTTTTGCGATTGGAAAg ATTAGGGAGGAAATTCAAGAGGAAAAACAGGAGGCTATTGATACCTTTAGGTTCATGAAATCTGTCGCGGCTAAAATTATGGGAGGTCGTAAGAAAGAGGAGAATGAAGAAACCATGACACTAACAGCTGAACAACAAAAGGAAATCAAAGAAGGAATCTTGAAATGGGAAACCATTATTACTCGGATCACAAACACAATGGTATCGAGCACATCAACCTCTGCTTCTTCCAGTGAAGAGTCTAGTGTTGGGAAAGAAAGTGAGACTTCCGCTAAAGGTGAAAGTGAGACTTCCGCTAAGAATGAAAGTAAGACTTCCGCTAAAGGCGAAAGTGAGACTTCCGCTAAAGGTGAGAGTAAGACTTCCGCTAAAGGAGAAAGTGAGACTTCCGCTAAAG GTGAAAGTgagacttcttcttcaaaaactGCCGAAGCTAGTCAGAGCAGCAGTTTAACAGTGACACAAGTGGAGGAAGAGACGTCAAAAGATGTTTCGACATTCATAATGAACCTCGAAAAGAAGTGTCCACAAAAGGAGGAATTCAAGGTCTTCTTCGAGCAACTTAAGGGTACGATGATTGCTCCccgaaaagaaagaaaaggtttgTTCTCTAGGATTAAAACTGCTGCTGGGAAAATATCTGGTGCCATGCAAGTTATGAGGTCAAGAATTGGAAGCAAATCAGCAGAG GTAAAGAAGAATATGGAAGCTTACCAAGAACAAGTGATGAAGACTCTCGAAGAGTTAGATACCATCCACGCTCAAATTGTGAGTCAGAACAAAGGCAAGGCTTCTTTGACATGCACACCCACACAACAAGTACAGATTAAGCAGACAATCACCAAATGGGAACAAGTCACAACCCAATTCGTTGAGGTTGCAGCTCAGAGTGAGTCGTCTgcatcttcgtcttcttcctcttcctcttcttcctcttcttccggCAAGATGCAAGCAAAGTAA
- a CDS encoding mediator of RNA polymerase II transcription subunit-like protein, putative (DUF1216) translates to MARVQLLLCFTILFASVTLLDLVSAHLKFKPSLPQIEDPKTVKDVEPYTVKVVMVFVADLEKECPKTNKFKAFFEKLRGFAKYVCPIRRIGQVDYDRDMKAKAGGIFKAISSFAIGKIREEIQEEKQEAIDTFRFMKSVAAKIMGGRKKEENEETMTLTAEQQKEIKEGILKWETIITRITNTMVSSTSTSASSSEESSVGKESETSAKGESETSAKNESKTSAKGESETSAKGESETSSSKTAEASQSSSLTVTQVEEETSKDVSTFIMNLEKKCPQKEEFKVFFEQLKGTMIAPRKERKGLFSRIKTAAGKISGAMQVMRSRIGSKSAEVKKNMEAYQEQVMKTLEELDTIHAQIVSQNKGKASLTCTPTQQVQIKQTITKWEQVTTQFVEVAAQSESSASSSSSSSSSSSSSGKMQAK, encoded by the exons atgGCAAGAGTTCAACTATTGTTATGCTTCACCATTCTATTTGCATCTGTGACCCTTCTTGACCTAGTATCAGCACACCTGAAATTTAAGCCATCTTTGCCTCAAATCGAAGATCCAAAGACGGTGAAGGATGTAGAGCCTTACACCGTTAAAGTAGTAATGGTCTTTGTGGCCGACCTCGAGAAGGAATGTCCCAAGACAAACAAGTTCAAGGCCTTCTTTGAGAAACTTAGAGGATTCGCCAAGTATGTTTGCCCAATAAGAAGGATTGGCCAAGTAGATTACGACCGGGACATGAAGGCCAAAGCCGGGGGTATCTTCAAGGCCATATCTTCTTTTGCGATTGGAAAg ATTAGGGAGGAAATTCAAGAGGAAAAACAGGAGGCTATTGATACCTTTAGGTTCATGAAATCTGTCGCGGCTAAAATTATGGGAGGTCGTAAGAAAGAGGAGAATGAAGAAACCATGACACTAACAGCTGAACAACAAAAGGAAATCAAAGAAGGAATCTTGAAATGGGAAACCATTATTACTCGGATCACAAACACAATGGTATCGAGCACATCAACCTCTGCTTCTTCCAGTGAAGAGTCTAGTGTTGGGAAAGAAAGTGAGACTTCCGCTAAAGGTGAAAGTGAGACTTCCGCTAAGAATGAAAGTAAGACTTCCGCTAAAGGCGAAAGTGAGACTTCCGCTAAAG GTGAAAGTgagacttcttcttcaaaaactGCCGAAGCTAGTCAGAGCAGCAGTTTAACAGTGACACAAGTGGAGGAAGAGACGTCAAAAGATGTTTCGACATTCATAATGAACCTCGAAAAGAAGTGTCCACAAAAGGAGGAATTCAAGGTCTTCTTCGAGCAACTTAAGGGTACGATGATTGCTCCccgaaaagaaagaaaaggtttgTTCTCTAGGATTAAAACTGCTGCTGGGAAAATATCTGGTGCCATGCAAGTTATGAGGTCAAGAATTGGAAGCAAATCAGCAGAG GTAAAGAAGAATATGGAAGCTTACCAAGAACAAGTGATGAAGACTCTCGAAGAGTTAGATACCATCCACGCTCAAATTGTGAGTCAGAACAAAGGCAAGGCTTCTTTGACATGCACACCCACACAACAAGTACAGATTAAGCAGACAATCACCAAATGGGAACAAGTCACAACCCAATTCGTTGAGGTTGCAGCTCAGAGTGAGTCGTCTgcatcttcgtcttcttcctcttcctcttcttcctcttcttccggCAAGATGCAAGCAAAGTAA
- a CDS encoding Cupredoxin superfamily protein (Cupredoxin superfamily protein; FUNCTIONS IN: electron carrier activity, copper ion binding; CONTAINS InterPro DOMAIN/s: Plastocyanin-like (InterPro:IPR003245), Cupredoxin (InterPro:IPR008972); BEST Arabidopsis thaliana protein match is: copper ion binding;electron carriers (TAIR:AT1G45063.2); Has 72 Blast hits to 44 proteins in 2 species: Archae - 0; Bacteria - 0; Metazoa - 0; Fungi - 0; Plants - 72; Viruses - 0; Other Eukaryotes - 0 (source: NCBI BLink).), with product MAILKPQQRGDKKRRFLRKLIFNETGPPNCPYGRPLCLRTKLSDDHLTALTISISSAQTVNNAHPDNNVLVEYDPSRSIPPPPPSKIYKVGDSKGWSVSQEKISRDLEFISCDPTSPVAMHKTGHDLVKLTKPGVHYFITSMTTTTLPGPSLECLLSNARPDLSYKSWSGHSPRL from the exons ATGGCGATTCTGAAGCCGCAACAGAGAGGAGACAAAAAGAGGCGATTTCTGAGGAAactaatttttaatgaaactGGGCCACCCAATTGTCCGTATGGGCGCCCATTATGTCTGCGGACAAAATTG TCGGATGACCATTTGACAGCTCTAACTATATCTATTTCATCAGCTCAAACCGTGAACAATGCACATCCAGACAATAACGTTCTTGTCGAATATGACCCGTCACGTTCCattcctccaccaccaccgagCAAGATCTACAAAGTTGGTGACTCCAAGGGATGGAGTGTTTCTCAAGAGA AGATCAGCCGAGACCTTGAATTCATATCATGCGACCCAACTTCTCCCGTGGCGATGCACAAGACAGGGCATGATCTTGTGAAGCTCACCAAACCAGGAGTCCACTACTTCATTACCTCAATGACAA CCACCACACTGCCTGGTCCGAGTTTGGAATGCCTTCTGTCTAATGCGAGGCCGGACTTAAGCTACAAGTCGTGGTCGGGCCACTCACCAAGGCTGTAA
- a CDS encoding RNA polymerase II, Rpb4, core protein yields the protein MKIMKANAGALTNFELLDFLNSRGASKDTTRVIAPIARSEYKVYDYLVETAASTQTRESVNKSADKCKDFKLAKAEILNIINLWPSSIVELLPVCLLFLAYTLPFISLHLTSLLHGL from the exons ATGAAAAT AATGAAGGCAAATGCAGGAGCACTTACCAATTTCGAGTTGCTTGACTTCTTAAACTCAAGAGGTGCTTCAAAAGATACTACAAGAGTTATTGCTCCAATTGCTAGATCAGAATACAAG GTCTATGATTATTTGGTGGAGACTGCTGCTTCCACTCAAACACGAGAGAGCGTTAACAAATCCGCAGACAAGTGTAAAGATTTCAAACTCGCTAAAGCTGAGATTCTCAATATCATCAATCTCTGGCCTTCTTCTATAGTCGAACTGTTACcggtttgtttgttgtttctagCTTATACACTACCATTTATATCACTGCATttaacttctcttcttcatggtttataa
- a CDS encoding Transmembrane amino acid transporter family protein: protein MEEDNQEIQRDNVGSSSFFKTCFNALNALSGIGILSVPYSLARGGWLSLSLLLLLAVTAFYTSLLITKCMNADRNIKTYPDIGERAFGRPGRIIVSVFMHLELYLVTTGFLILEGDNLHNLFPGFTIEMIGLRLNGKQAFMATVAFVIMPTLWWDNLSVLSYVSMSGVLATTVTLGSISWIGAFDGIGFHQKGKLINWSGIPTALSLYAFCYGAHPVLPTLYSSMKSKHQFNNVLLICFILCTIGYTSMAVLGYLMYGSQTLSQITLNLPIHKTSSKVAIYTTLVNPVAKYALMITPTVNTIKDWFPSRYSKKAYLHLLISTFFIISSVVIAETLPFFGYMMSLVGALLSVTVSILLPCLCYLKIFGNYKKIGCETIMLFGMVVMSVFVGVIGTYIALRDIIGSV from the exons ATGGAAGAAGATAACCAAGAAATACAACGTGACAATGTCGgatcttcatctttctttaaaACATGTTTCAACGCACTCAATGCTCTTTCAG GAATTGGAATATTATCGGTACCATATTCACTTGCTCGTGGAGGATGGTTGAGTCTTTCACTTTTGTTACTCCTAGCCGTAACCGCCTTCTACACATCCTTACTCATTACAAAATGTATGAATGCGGACCGCAACATCAAAACATATCCCGACATAGGAGAACGCGCATTTGGTAGACCGGGAAGAATCATTGTGTCAGTCTTCATGCACCTAGAGCTCTATCTAGTCACCACGGGTTTCTTGATCCTCGAGGGCGACAATCTTCACAATCTTTTCCCGGGTTTTACCATCGAAATGATCGGATTGAGATTGAATGGCAAACAAGCTTTCATGGCGACCGTCGCCTTTGTCATTATGCCAACTCTATGGTGGGATAATCTCAGCGTCTTGTCGTATGTTTCTATGAGTGGCGTTTTAGCTACGACTGTGACGCTTGGATCAATATCTTGGATTGGCGCATTTGATGGGATTGGGTTTCATCAAAAAGGAAAGTTGATAAATTGGAGTGGGATCCCTACTGCTTTGAGCTTATATGCTTTTTGCTATGGTGCGCATCCAGTTTTGCCCACTTTGTATTCTTCTATGAAAAGCAAACATCAGTTCAACAAT GTCCTActaatatgttttatattatgCACCATAGGATACACATCAATGGCAGTTTTGGGCTACTTAATGTATGGATCACAAACATTATCACAAATAACACTGAATCTTCCAATTCATAAGACGAGTTCGAAGGTGGCAATATACACAACTCTCGTAAACCCGGTAGCCAAATACGCACTGATGATCACACCAACCGTGAACACTATAAAAGATTGGTTTCCTTCACGGTACTCCAAAAAGGCATACTTACATCTCTTGATAAGCACATTTTTCATCATAAGTAGTGTCGTGATCGCCGAGACACTTCccttttttggttatatgatGTCGCTGGTTGGAGCATTATTGAGCGTTACGGTTTCTATACTTCTGCCTTGTTTATGTTACTTGAAGATCTTTGGaaactacaagaaaattgGGTGTGAGACTATAATGTTGTTTGGAATGGTAGTGATGAGTGTTTTTGTTGGGGTAATAGGTACTTACATTGCACTTCGAGATATAATTGGTAGTGTATAA
- the AAR3 gene encoding defective in cullin neddylation protein (DUF298) (antiauxin-resistant 3 (AAR3); CONTAINS InterPro DOMAIN/s: Defective-in-cullin neddylation protein (InterPro:IPR014764), Protein of unknown function DUF298 (InterPro:IPR005176); BEST Arabidopsis thaliana protein match is: unknown protein (TAIR:AT3G12760.1); Has 786 Blast hits to 786 proteins in 193 species: Archae - 0; Bacteria - 0; Metazoa - 464; Fungi - 133; Plants - 125; Viruses - 0; Other Eukaryotes - 64 (source: NCBI BLink).) produces the protein MDSSPVSARFDIFEIYRRFCAIRSGQQLCNKKPCDGEESQRFNLSKEAITQLLYLVENKFQARNSIFDELFKLMSRLDLMVDFTEFTCFYDFVFFMCRENGQKNITISRAITAWKLVLAGRFRLLNRWCDFIEKNQRHNISEDTWQQVLAFSRCVHENLEGYDSEGAWPVLIDDFVEHMYSILGPNKDTSLFCKCGDTESESCLYQEDEHHKDYRRPHTGLRNIPGLKRKTSKKNDEEEEDEDEEVLETQNSSSLLNFKRIKTSNSPRCSSKSPCSIERSLSQGFASLLSTGDKP, from the exons ATGGATTCTTCGCCAGTTTCTGCTCGATTCGATATATTCGAGATTTATCGTAGATTCTGTG CTATTCGATCAGGACAACAATTGTGTAATAAGAAACCCTGTGATGGCGAAGAATCTCAAAGATTTAACTTGTCTAAAGAAGCAATAACTCAGCTCTTATATCTAGTAGAGAATAAGTTTCAAGCTAG GAACTCGATTTTTGATGAATTGTTTAAGTTGATGTCACGGCTAGACTTAATG GTGGACTTTACGGAGTTTACTTGCTTTtacgattttgttttctttatgtgCCGCGAGAATGGGCAAAAGAATATAA CTATAAGTAGAGCTATTACTGCATGGAAACTTGTTTTGGCTGGGAGATTTAGGTTACTTAACCGCTGGTGTGACTTTATCGAG AAAAATCAACGGCACAATATTTCAGAAGATACTTGGCAACAAGTCTTGGCGTTTAGTCGTTGTGTACATGAGAATCTAGAAGGATATGACTCTGAAG GTGCATGGCCTGTCCTAATAGATGACTTTGTCGAGCATATGTACAG TATTTTAGGACCGAATAAGGACACTAGCTTGTTCTGCAAATGTGGTGACACAGAATCTGAATCATGCCTCTATCAAGAAG ATGAGCATCACAAAGATTATCGCCGCCCACACACGGGTTTAAGAAACATTCCAGgtttaaagagaaaaacatcGAAGAAgaatgacgaagaagaagaagatgaagatgaagaagtgtTAGAAACccaaaactcttcttctttgctaaACTTCAAACGAATCAAAACCAGCAACAGTCCAAGGTGTTCATCAAAGTCCCCTTGTTCAATCGAGCGAAGTCTTTCACAAGGTTTTGCGAGTCTTTTATCGACTGGAGATAAACCATGA
- a CDS encoding RNA polymerase II, Rpb4, core protein yields MKIMKANAGALTNFELLDFLNSRGASKDTTRVIAPIARSEYKVYDYLVETAASTQTRESVNKSADKYHREP; encoded by the exons ATGAAAAT AATGAAGGCAAATGCAGGAGCACTTACCAATTTCGAGTTGCTTGACTTCTTAAACTCAAGAGGTGCTTCAAAAGATACTACAAGAGTTATTGCTCCAATTGCTAGATCAGAATACAAG GTCTATGATTATTTGGTGGAGACTGCTGCTTCCACTCAAACACGAGAGAGCGTTAACAAATCCGCAGACAAGT ATCATAGAGAACCTTGA
- a CDS encoding RNA polymerase II, Rpb4, core protein, protein MKIMKANAGALTNFELLDFLNSRGASKDTTRVIAPIARSEYKVYDYLVETAASTQTRESVNKSADKCKDFKLAKAEILNIINLWPSSIVELLPIIENLDDREIDTDGILELVKDLLPPLPTAESPKDNDEEEETENGEQS, encoded by the exons ATGAAAAT AATGAAGGCAAATGCAGGAGCACTTACCAATTTCGAGTTGCTTGACTTCTTAAACTCAAGAGGTGCTTCAAAAGATACTACAAGAGTTATTGCTCCAATTGCTAGATCAGAATACAAG GTCTATGATTATTTGGTGGAGACTGCTGCTTCCACTCAAACACGAGAGAGCGTTAACAAATCCGCAGACAAGTGTAAAGATTTCAAACTCGCTAAAGCTGAGATTCTCAATATCATCAATCTCTGGCCTTCTTCTATAGTCGAACTGTTACcg ATCATAGAGAACCTTGATGATCGAGAAATCGACACAGATGGGATATTAGAGCTTGTGAAGGATTTGCTACCTCCTCTGCCTACAGCTGAAAGTCCTAAAGataatgatgaagaagaagaaacagagaatggtGAACAGTCGTGA
- a CDS encoding RNA polymerase II, Rpb4, core protein, with protein sequence MKANAGALTNFELLDFLNSRGASKDTTRVIAPIARSEYKVYDYLVETAASTQTRESVNKSADKCKDFKLAKAEILNIINLWPSSIVELLPIIENLDDREIDTDGILELVKDLLPPLPTAESPKDNDEEEETENGEQS encoded by the exons ATGAAGGCAAATGCAGGAGCACTTACCAATTTCGAGTTGCTTGACTTCTTAAACTCAAGAGGTGCTTCAAAAGATACTACAAGAGTTATTGCTCCAATTGCTAGATCAGAATACAAG GTCTATGATTATTTGGTGGAGACTGCTGCTTCCACTCAAACACGAGAGAGCGTTAACAAATCCGCAGACAAGTGTAAAGATTTCAAACTCGCTAAAGCTGAGATTCTCAATATCATCAATCTCTGGCCTTCTTCTATAGTCGAACTGTTACcg ATCATAGAGAACCTTGATGATCGAGAAATCGACACAGATGGGATATTAGAGCTTGTGAAGGATTTGCTACCTCCTCTGCCTACAGCTGAAAGTCCTAAAGataatgatgaagaagaagaaacagagaatggtGAACAGTCGTGA